In Rutidosis leptorrhynchoides isolate AG116_Rl617_1_P2 chromosome 2, CSIRO_AGI_Rlap_v1, whole genome shotgun sequence, one genomic interval encodes:
- the LOC139889000 gene encoding uncharacterized protein, which yields MEGGVESATWNWRREISGRVSRGFESLINMISNVSLDRNNKDKVKWSMASNGAFKVSTLTAAIDDIILDEFTAQQGTIRNKLIPKKLEIFVWRAAKKRLHVRVKLDKRGIDLHIVRCPLCDDGLETVEHALIFCKHAIEVWDRIFKLWNMGSFNNFTINELLMKNNHSSSMSSLGNSIWLAIKWIGAYFIWKNRNNKVFRDKNWNPPVTFNEIQTISFDWISNRARGRKVDWQSWISNPVVYLSLV from the coding sequence ATGGAAGGCGGAGTAGAGTCAGCTACTTGGAACTGGAGACGAGAAATCTCAGGCAGAGTATCGAGGGGATTCGAGTCGCTAATCAATATGATCTCAAATGTTTCACTTGATCGCAACAACAAAGACAAAGTTAAATGGTCAATGGCTTCAAATGGTGCCTTCAAAGTCAGTACACTAACTGCTGCTATAGATGATATCATTCTGGACGAATTTACTGCTCAACAAGGTACTATTCGAAACAAGTTGATTCCGAAAAAATTAGAAATTTTCGTTTGGAGAGCCGCAAAGAAAAGGTTACATGTGAGAGTCAAGCTTGATAAACGTGGAATAGATCTTCACATTGTACGTTGCCCACTTTGTGACGATGGTTTGGAAACGGTGGAACATGCACTTATTTTTTGTAAACACGCGATTGAAGTATGGGATCGAATCTTTAAATTGTGGAATATGGGTTCTTTCAACAATTTTACCATTAACGAGCTTCTTATGAAAAACAATCATTCATCCTCAATGTCGAGCCTTGGGAATTCAATATGGTTAGCAATTAAGTGGATTGGTGCGTATTTCATTTGGAAAAACCGAAATAATAAGGTGTTCCGAGACAAAAATTGGAATCCCCCGGTAACTTTCAATGAAATACAAACCATTTCGTTTGATTGGATCTCTAACAGAGCGAGAGGGAGGAAAGTAGATTGGCAATCGTGGATCTCCAACCCGGTCGTATATCTCTCACTAGTGTAA